In one Inquilinus sp. Marseille-Q2685 genomic region, the following are encoded:
- a CDS encoding D-alanine--D-alanine ligase has translation MTKSVAVLYGGWSAEREVSLVSGKAVAVALRGRGHRVELIDVGRDLDALLRALRPAPDVVFNALHGKGGEDGTIQGVLDMLGLPYTHSGVRPSAIAMSKPATKQVVGAVGIRTARGVVAPPEQVAERHLMEPPYVVKPAAEGSSVGVRIVRANDNVPPIDLAAWGYGDALVEEYVPGRELTVGVMGDRALTVTEIAHTHAFFDYDAKYTEGHAVHTLPAQVPDDVSAEAMRLALLAHRTLGCRGISRTDFRWDDTRPGTEGLYFLEINTQPGFTPISLVPEQARHVGVDFADLCEWLLEDAACAR, from the coding sequence ATGACGAAATCGGTTGCGGTCCTCTACGGCGGCTGGTCGGCGGAGCGCGAGGTCAGCCTCGTCTCCGGCAAGGCCGTGGCCGTGGCGCTGCGCGGGCGCGGCCACCGGGTCGAGCTGATCGATGTCGGCCGCGACCTCGACGCGCTGCTGCGCGCCCTGCGGCCGGCACCGGACGTGGTGTTCAACGCCCTGCACGGCAAGGGCGGGGAGGACGGCACGATCCAGGGCGTGCTCGACATGCTGGGCCTGCCCTACACCCATTCCGGCGTGCGGCCCTCGGCGATCGCTATGTCCAAGCCGGCGACCAAGCAGGTGGTCGGCGCGGTCGGCATCCGCACCGCCCGCGGCGTGGTGGCGCCGCCGGAGCAGGTGGCCGAGCGCCACCTGATGGAGCCGCCCTATGTGGTCAAGCCGGCGGCCGAGGGCTCCAGCGTCGGCGTCCGCATCGTCCGCGCCAACGACAACGTGCCGCCGATCGACCTGGCCGCCTGGGGCTACGGCGACGCGCTGGTCGAGGAATACGTACCCGGCCGCGAGCTGACCGTCGGCGTGATGGGCGACCGCGCCCTGACCGTGACCGAGATCGCGCACACCCACGCCTTCTTCGACTACGACGCGAAGTACACCGAGGGCCACGCCGTCCACACCCTGCCGGCGCAGGTGCCGGACGACGTCTCCGCGGAGGCCATGCGCCTGGCGCTGCTGGCGCACCGCACGCTCGGCTGCCGCGGCATCAGCCGCACCGATTTCCGCTGGGACGACACCCGGCCGGGGACCGAGGGACTGTATTTCCTCGAGATCAACACCCAGCCGGGCTTCACCCCGATCTCGCTGGTGCCGGAGCAGGCCAGGCATGTCGGCGTCGACTTCGCCGATCTCTGCGAATGGCTCTTGGAGGACGCCGCATGCGCCCGCTGA
- the murC gene encoding UDP-N-acetylmuramate--L-alanine ligase, protein MRQMPLDIGMIHFVGIGGIGMSGIAEILHNLGYSVQGTDVAESANVQRLRKAGIDVKIGHAAAHLGDAAVVVISSAVKSDNPEVKAARAALIPVVRRAEMLAELMRLKWSIAIGGTHGKTTTTSLVAAMIDGAGMDPTIINGGIINAYGTNARLGQGDWMVVEADESDGTFTRLPATIVVVTNIDPEHLDFYGDFDSVKAAFEQFVTNTPFYGFAVLCIDHPEVQALISRVTDRRIVTYGFSPQADVRAVDFSIESRGSRFTAVLQDRQSGKSRMIRDIVLPMLGQHNIQNALAAIAVAHEMGMDDGQIIETLARFSGVKRRFTKTGESGGVTVIDDYGHHPVEIAAVLKAARAAAQKHKVIAVVQPHRYSRLASLFQEFCTCFNDADIVVVADVYAAGEAPIEGATRSALVEGLRDSGHRRVIPLPGPEALPQLAYDLAQPGDFVVCLGAGNITAWANALPAELDALRAKAGR, encoded by the coding sequence ATGAGGCAGATGCCGCTCGACATTGGGATGATCCACTTCGTGGGGATCGGCGGCATCGGCATGAGCGGGATCGCCGAGATCCTGCACAATCTCGGCTATTCCGTGCAGGGCACCGACGTGGCCGAGAGCGCCAATGTCCAGCGCCTGCGCAAGGCCGGCATCGACGTCAAGATCGGCCATGCCGCGGCCCATCTGGGCGACGCCGCGGTGGTCGTGATCTCCTCAGCGGTGAAGAGCGACAACCCCGAGGTCAAGGCCGCCCGCGCCGCCCTGATCCCGGTGGTGCGCCGGGCCGAGATGCTGGCCGAGCTGATGCGGCTGAAATGGTCGATCGCGATCGGCGGCACCCACGGCAAGACCACCACCACCAGCCTGGTGGCGGCGATGATCGACGGCGCCGGCATGGACCCGACCATCATCAACGGCGGCATCATCAACGCCTACGGCACCAACGCCCGGCTCGGCCAGGGCGACTGGATGGTGGTCGAGGCGGACGAGAGTGACGGCACCTTCACCCGGCTGCCGGCGACCATTGTCGTGGTCACCAACATCGATCCCGAGCATCTCGACTTCTACGGCGATTTCGACTCGGTGAAGGCGGCGTTCGAGCAGTTCGTCACCAACACGCCGTTCTACGGATTCGCGGTTCTCTGCATCGACCATCCGGAGGTGCAGGCGCTGATCTCGCGGGTCACCGACCGGCGCATCGTCACCTACGGATTCAGCCCGCAAGCCGACGTCCGCGCGGTCGATTTCTCGATCGAATCGCGCGGCTCGCGGTTCACCGCCGTGCTCCAGGACAGGCAGTCCGGAAAAAGCCGAATGATCCGCGATATTGTGTTGCCAATGCTCGGGCAACACAATATCCAGAATGCATTGGCCGCTATCGCCGTGGCCCATGAGATGGGAATGGACGACGGGCAGATCATCGAAACGCTTGCGCGCTTCAGCGGTGTGAAGCGCCGGTTCACCAAGACCGGCGAGTCGGGCGGCGTGACGGTGATCGACGATTACGGCCACCACCCGGTGGAGATTGCGGCGGTGCTCAAGGCGGCCCGGGCCGCGGCCCAGAAGCACAAGGTGATCGCCGTGGTGCAGCCGCACCGCTACAGCCGCCTGGCCAGCCTGTTCCAGGAATTCTGCACCTGCTTCAACGACGCCGACATCGTCGTGGTCGCGGATGTCTATGCCGCCGGCGAGGCGCCGATCGAGGGCGCCACCCGATCGGCCCTGGTCGAAGGGCTGCGCGACAGCGGCCACCGCCGGGTGATCCCGCTGCCGGGGCCGGAGGCGCTGCCGCAGCTCGCCTACGACCTGGCCCAGCCGGGCGACTTCGTGGTCTGCCTCGGCGCCGGCAACATCACCGCCTGGGCCAACGCCCTGCCCGCCGAGCTCGACGCGCTGCGCGCGAAGGCGGGCCGATGA
- a CDS encoding outer membrane protein assembly factor BamD has translation MNKRLQFRHLARVGLVLPAVLLTACGGSSSEDAKPAADQPPEALYSQAQQAFDDNDFKTASTRFDEVERQHPYSSWATKAQLMSAYSSYKRGDYDGAIVALDRFISLHPGSEELAYAYYLKALCYYDRISDVERDQRITQLATNALNDVITRFPTSDYARDAKLKLDLTYDQLAGKDMAIGRFYLKRGEYNAAINRFRSVVKNWQTTSQVPEALERLVEAYVALGLKDEARHVAAVLGHNYPGDPWYQDAYVLLTGSGIRPPDDKDFFDRTLGSIL, from the coding sequence GTGAACAAGCGTCTGCAGTTTCGCCACTTGGCGCGGGTCGGGCTCGTCCTGCCGGCCGTTCTTCTCACCGCCTGCGGCGGTTCCTCCTCCGAAGATGCCAAGCCGGCCGCGGACCAGCCGCCGGAGGCGCTCTATTCCCAGGCGCAGCAGGCCTTCGACGACAACGACTTCAAGACGGCGTCAACCCGGTTCGACGAGGTCGAGCGGCAGCACCCCTATTCCAGCTGGGCGACCAAGGCCCAGCTGATGTCGGCCTATTCCAGCTACAAGCGCGGCGACTACGACGGCGCGATCGTGGCGCTGGACCGCTTCATCAGCCTGCATCCGGGCAGCGAGGAGCTGGCCTACGCCTATTATCTGAAGGCGCTGTGCTACTACGACCGGATCTCGGATGTGGAGCGCGACCAGCGCATCACCCAGCTGGCGACGAACGCGCTGAACGACGTCATCACCCGCTTCCCGACCAGCGACTACGCCCGCGATGCCAAGCTGAAGCTGGACCTGACCTACGACCAGCTCGCCGGCAAGGACATGGCGATCGGCCGCTTCTACCTGAAGCGCGGGGAATACAACGCGGCGATCAACCGCTTCCGCAGCGTGGTCAAGAACTGGCAAACCACCAGCCAGGTGCCGGAGGCGCTGGAGCGGCTGGTCGAAGCCTATGTCGCGCTCGGGCTGAAGGACGAGGCGCGGCACGTCGCGGCGGTGCTCGGCCACAACTACCCGGGCGATCCCTGGTACCAGGACGCCTATGTGCTGCTGACCGGGTCCGGCATCCGCCCGCCCGACGACAAGGACTTCTTCGACCGCACCCTCGGGTCGATCCTCTGA
- the recN gene encoding DNA repair protein RecN — translation MLAGLSIRNVVLIEQLSLGFAEGLSALTGETGAGKSILLDALGLALGGRSESGLVRHGAETATVSAEFLLPDGHPVKDLLAGQDLPVDDTLVLRRSVGADGRSRAFVNDQPISIGLLRQIGAGLVEVHGQFDTQGLLDPKTHRDVLDAYAGAETLAAACAAAWEAWRGARRRQEEALAEAERAQAEEGFLRHSVEELEALAPEPGEEAQLTERRALLQHREKVMEGVAAALAELSGDRGAERALVAAQRALQRIADRVAGRLDPILEQLGRALDEAAEAATAIERFSADIDLDAGELERLEDRLYALRSLARKHGVETEALPDLRRQFAERLALVEDRAAVLARLASAAAEARTAYVQAGEALSKARRKAASKLDAGVKAELPPLKMERARFVTEVERLAEADWGPAGLDRVTFLVAANPGSPPGPIGKIASGGELARFMLAIKVVLVHQRGTPGTLPSMIFDEVDAGIGGAVADAVGERLKRLGQQGQVLVVTHSPQVAARADHHWQVRKAERGGSVVTQGAPLTAGERREEIARMLSGAKITAEARAAADSLLAARS, via the coding sequence ATGCTGGCCGGACTTTCGATCAGGAATGTGGTTCTGATCGAACAGCTCTCGCTCGGCTTTGCCGAAGGCCTGTCGGCGCTGACCGGCGAGACCGGGGCCGGCAAGTCGATCCTGCTCGACGCGCTCGGCCTCGCCCTCGGCGGCCGCAGCGAGTCCGGGCTGGTGCGGCACGGGGCCGAGACCGCGACCGTCAGCGCCGAGTTCCTGCTGCCCGACGGCCATCCGGTGAAGGATCTCCTGGCCGGGCAGGATCTGCCGGTCGACGACACGCTGGTGCTGCGCCGCAGCGTCGGCGCCGACGGGCGCAGCCGCGCCTTCGTCAACGATCAGCCGATCTCGATCGGCCTGCTGCGCCAGATCGGCGCCGGGCTGGTCGAGGTGCACGGCCAGTTCGACACCCAGGGGCTGCTCGATCCCAAGACGCATCGCGACGTGCTCGACGCCTATGCCGGCGCCGAGACGCTCGCCGCCGCCTGCGCCGCCGCCTGGGAGGCCTGGCGCGGCGCCCGGCGGCGGCAGGAGGAGGCGCTGGCCGAGGCCGAGCGTGCCCAGGCCGAGGAAGGCTTCCTGCGCCATTCGGTCGAGGAGCTGGAGGCGCTGGCGCCGGAGCCGGGGGAGGAGGCGCAGCTGACCGAGCGCCGCGCCCTGCTGCAGCACCGCGAGAAGGTGATGGAGGGCGTCGCCGCGGCGCTGGCCGAGTTGTCCGGCGATCGCGGCGCCGAGCGGGCGCTGGTGGCGGCGCAGCGGGCGCTGCAGCGCATCGCCGACCGCGTGGCCGGTCGCCTCGACCCGATCCTGGAGCAGCTGGGCCGCGCCCTGGATGAGGCGGCCGAGGCGGCGACCGCGATCGAGCGCTTCTCCGCCGACATCGATCTCGACGCCGGCGAGCTGGAGCGGCTCGAGGATCGGCTCTACGCGCTGCGCTCCCTGGCCCGCAAGCATGGGGTGGAGACTGAGGCGCTACCCGATCTGCGCCGGCAGTTCGCCGAGCGGCTGGCCCTGGTCGAGGACCGGGCGGCGGTGCTGGCGCGCTTGGCCTCGGCGGCCGCCGAGGCCCGTACCGCCTATGTCCAGGCCGGCGAGGCGTTGTCCAAGGCCCGGCGCAAGGCGGCGTCCAAGCTGGATGCCGGGGTGAAGGCCGAACTGCCGCCCCTGAAGATGGAGCGGGCCCGCTTCGTCACCGAGGTCGAGCGGCTGGCGGAGGCCGATTGGGGCCCGGCCGGGCTCGACCGCGTCACCTTCCTGGTCGCGGCCAATCCCGGCAGCCCGCCCGGGCCGATCGGCAAGATCGCCTCGGGCGGCGAGCTCGCGCGCTTCATGCTGGCGATCAAGGTGGTGCTGGTGCATCAGCGCGGCACGCCCGGCACCCTGCCGTCGATGATCTTCGACGAGGTCGATGCCGGCATCGGCGGTGCGGTCGCCGATGCGGTGGGCGAGCGGCTGAAGCGGCTGGGGCAGCAGGGGCAGGTGCTGGTGGTGACCCACAGCCCGCAGGTGGCGGCCCGCGCCGATCATCACTGGCAGGTGCGCAAGGCCGAACGCGGCGGCAGCGTCGTCACCCAGGGGGCGCCGCTGACGGCGGGGGAGCGGCGCGAGGAGATCGCCCGGATGCTGTCCGGCGCGAAGATCACGGCGGAGGCGCGCGCCGCGGCAGACAGCCTGCTCGCCGCCCGATCCTGA
- the ftsA gene encoding cell division protein FtsA yields the protein MRRPRTRARGSIVAAVDLGTTKVVCFIARVADEGKAQVIGIGHQASRGVRAGAIVELDAAEKTIALAVQAAEQMAGETVNEVIVNLSGGHPASQSLSLQVPVGGREVTDNDLRRAARAFNGSVATDAEVIHAVPISYGLDEVRGVRDPRGMVGESLSIDLHLITANTGAVRNLTSCVNRAHLEVESVILSPYASGLACLVPDERELGCTVIDMGGGTTSLAVFIEGRLVFADCLPVGGAHVTNDIARGLTTPVVHAERMKTLYGSALPSVADDREVIDVPQVGEEEDSQPTHVPKSLLTGIIQPRMEEIFEMVRSRLEASGFDKAFGRRVVLTGGGSQLQGARELAQLVLDKQVRMGRPLGLDGLAEATAGPSFSTATGLLAYAISGPADLVGSGPGLEESGASGGGFFSRIGGWFRDNL from the coding sequence ATGCGCCGCCCCCGCACCCGCGCGAGGGGCTCGATCGTCGCCGCGGTCGATCTCGGCACGACCAAGGTCGTGTGCTTCATCGCGCGCGTGGCCGACGAGGGCAAGGCGCAGGTGATCGGCATCGGCCACCAGGCCAGCCGCGGCGTCCGCGCCGGCGCGATCGTCGAGCTCGACGCGGCGGAGAAGACCATCGCGCTCGCGGTCCAGGCGGCGGAGCAGATGGCCGGCGAGACCGTCAACGAGGTGATCGTCAACCTCTCCGGCGGCCATCCGGCGTCGCAGAGCCTGTCGCTGCAGGTGCCGGTCGGCGGCCGCGAGGTCACCGACAACGACCTGCGTCGCGCCGCCCGCGCCTTCAACGGCAGCGTCGCCACCGACGCCGAGGTGATCCACGCCGTGCCGATCAGCTACGGCCTCGACGAGGTTCGCGGCGTGCGCGATCCGCGCGGCATGGTCGGCGAGTCCCTCAGCATCGATCTGCACCTGATCACCGCCAACACCGGCGCGGTGCGCAACCTGACCAGCTGCGTCAACCGGGCCCATCTCGAGGTCGAGAGCGTCATCCTCTCGCCCTACGCCTCGGGCCTGGCCTGCCTGGTGCCGGACGAGCGCGAGCTGGGCTGCACCGTGATCGACATGGGCGGCGGCACCACCTCGCTCGCCGTGTTCATCGAAGGCCGGCTGGTCTTCGCCGACTGCCTGCCGGTCGGCGGCGCGCATGTCACCAACGACATCGCCCGCGGCCTGACCACGCCGGTGGTGCACGCCGAGCGGATGAAGACCCTCTACGGCTCGGCCCTGCCGTCCGTCGCCGACGACCGCGAGGTGATCGACGTGCCGCAGGTCGGCGAGGAGGAGGACAGCCAGCCGACCCATGTGCCGAAGAGCCTGCTGACCGGGATCATCCAGCCGCGGATGGAGGAGATCTTCGAGATGGTGCGCTCGCGGCTCGAGGCCAGCGGCTTCGACAAGGCCTTCGGCCGCCGCGTGGTGCTGACCGGCGGCGGTTCGCAGCTGCAGGGCGCGCGCGAACTGGCCCAGCTGGTGCTGGACAAGCAGGTCCGCATGGGCCGCCCGCTGGGCCTCGACGGCCTGGCCGAGGCGACCGCGGGGCCGAGCTTTTCGACGGCGACGGGCCTCCTGGCCTACGCCATTTCGGGGCCTGCCGACCTGGTCGGCTCGGGCCCGGGGCTGGAGGAGAGCGGCGCCTCGGGCGGCGGCTTCTTCAGCCGGATCGGGGGGTGGTTCCGTGACAACCTCTGA
- the ftsZ gene encoding cell division protein FtsZ has protein sequence MINLSIPQGDVSLQPRITVVGVGGAGGNAVNNMIRANLAGVEFVVANTDAQALAGSAAQKRIQLGAGLTQGLGAGSRPDIGRASAEEAMEHIVAHLEGAHMVFITAGMGGGTGTGAAPVIARAAREQGILTVGVVTKPFHFEGAHRMRMAEQGLQELQQYVDTLIIIPNQNLFRIANEKTTFADAFRMADEVLHSGVRGVTDLMVQPGLINLDFADIRTVMAEMGKAMMGTGEAEGERRSISAAEAAISNPLLDDISMKGAKGVLINITGGLDMTLYEVDEATNRIRDEVDPDANIIFGSTFDESMEGRVRVSVVATGIDMAVNQAPRPQTYSTTTLPGADRAKPQQPAGAPAPQPMMPARPAAGTPQRFAMAQPAPKPVAPAPVEPQAPAAPAPVEAAPEPDYAAGDQAEPAVAEVQEPAVQPAAARAPAMSAGARPGFMAPRPAPMAAPQPAAAQRPAEAAPAAPAEGRKKLGLFRRVTGLLREEEQPQPEAHHEPTLRQEQAPRAAAEPPRAPEAPRPVAQQRLAIDAGRAPLPRSDEDALDIPAFLRRQAN, from the coding sequence ATGATCAATCTCAGCATCCCGCAGGGCGATGTCAGCCTCCAGCCGCGGATCACCGTGGTTGGCGTCGGCGGCGCCGGCGGCAATGCCGTCAACAACATGATCCGGGCCAACCTGGCCGGGGTCGAGTTCGTGGTGGCCAACACCGACGCGCAGGCGCTGGCGGGCTCCGCGGCGCAGAAGCGGATCCAGCTCGGCGCCGGGCTGACCCAGGGCCTCGGCGCCGGGTCGCGGCCCGACATCGGCCGGGCCTCGGCCGAGGAGGCGATGGAGCACATCGTCGCCCATCTCGAAGGCGCGCACATGGTGTTCATCACCGCCGGCATGGGCGGCGGCACCGGCACCGGCGCCGCGCCCGTGATCGCCCGCGCGGCGCGCGAGCAGGGCATCCTGACGGTCGGCGTGGTGACCAAGCCCTTCCACTTCGAGGGCGCGCACCGCATGCGCATGGCCGAGCAGGGGCTGCAGGAGCTGCAGCAGTACGTCGACACCCTGATCATCATCCCGAACCAGAACCTGTTCCGCATCGCCAATGAGAAGACGACCTTCGCGGACGCCTTCCGGATGGCGGACGAGGTGCTGCATTCGGGCGTGCGCGGCGTCACCGACCTGATGGTGCAGCCGGGCCTGATCAACCTCGACTTCGCCGACATCCGCACGGTGATGGCCGAGATGGGCAAGGCGATGATGGGCACCGGCGAGGCCGAGGGCGAGCGCCGCTCGATCAGTGCCGCCGAGGCCGCGATCTCGAACCCGCTGCTCGACGACATCTCGATGAAGGGGGCCAAGGGCGTCCTGATCAACATCACGGGCGGCCTCGACATGACCCTGTACGAGGTCGACGAGGCGACCAACCGCATCCGCGACGAGGTCGACCCCGACGCCAACATCATCTTCGGCTCGACCTTCGACGAGAGCATGGAGGGCCGGGTGCGCGTGTCGGTCGTTGCCACCGGCATCGACATGGCGGTCAACCAGGCGCCGCGGCCGCAGACCTACAGCACCACCACGCTGCCCGGTGCCGATCGCGCCAAGCCGCAGCAGCCGGCGGGCGCCCCGGCGCCGCAGCCGATGATGCCGGCGCGTCCGGCGGCGGGGACGCCGCAGCGCTTCGCCATGGCCCAGCCGGCGCCGAAGCCGGTCGCCCCGGCCCCGGTCGAGCCGCAGGCCCCGGCGGCCCCGGCCCCGGTCGAGGCGGCGCCGGAGCCGGACTACGCGGCCGGGGACCAGGCCGAGCCGGCGGTGGCCGAGGTGCAGGAGCCGGCGGTCCAGCCGGCTGCGGCCCGGGCCCCGGCAATGTCGGCGGGCGCGCGCCCCGGCTTCATGGCGCCGCGCCCGGCCCCGATGGCCGCCCCGCAGCCGGCGGCGGCACAGCGTCCGGCCGAGGCGGCCCCGGCCGCGCCGGCCGAAGGCCGCAAGAAGCTGGGCCTGTTCCGTCGGGTGACCGGCCTGCTGCGGGAGGAGGAGCAGCCGCAGCCGGAGGCGCATCACGAGCCGACCCTGCGCCAGGAGCAGGCGCCGCGCGCCGCCGCGGAGCCGCCGCGGGCCCCCGAGGCGCCGCGCCCGGTGGCGCAGCAGCGCCTGGCGATCGATGCCGGCCGCGCCCCGCTGCCGCGCAGCGACGAGGACGCGCTCGACATCCCGGCCTTCCTTCGCCGCCAGGCGAACTGA
- the murG gene encoding undecaprenyldiphospho-muramoylpentapeptide beta-N-acetylglucosaminyltransferase, whose amino-acid sequence MSDARPILLAAGGTGGHVFPAEALARTLIARGHAVRLATDPRGRAFGDRLPEVPVDPVRSATVAPGLLGKLKAATLLGLGYLDASGVLRRHRPAAVVGFGGYPSAPTVLAASRAGIPVLLHEQNALLGRVNRWLAGRAAAIATGFPLQSAGQESRRVEVTGNPVRPAIAAKADAPYPAPTEDGRLTLLVLGGSQGARVFSELIPAAVALLPDGLRNRLSIVQQCRPEDIEACRGRYAAIGADATLSTFFDDVPERLAAAQLVICRSGASTAAELATIGRPAILVPYPFAMDDHQTANARAIAASGGGWLMPQSDLTPEVLASRLEHLYTRPSVLVEAAGAARAAAHPDAADRLADLVLALAGQAAGLRASAATGA is encoded by the coding sequence GTGAGTGATGCCCGCCCCATCCTGCTGGCCGCGGGCGGCACCGGCGGCCATGTCTTCCCGGCCGAGGCGCTGGCCCGCACGCTGATCGCCCGCGGCCATGCCGTGCGCCTGGCCACCGACCCGCGCGGCCGCGCCTTCGGCGACCGGCTGCCCGAGGTGCCGGTCGATCCCGTCCGCTCCGCCACCGTGGCGCCGGGGCTGCTGGGCAAGCTGAAGGCCGCGACCCTGCTCGGTCTCGGCTATCTCGACGCCAGCGGCGTGCTGCGCCGGCACCGGCCGGCCGCCGTGGTCGGCTTCGGCGGCTATCCCTCCGCCCCGACCGTGCTGGCCGCGTCCCGCGCCGGCATCCCGGTGCTGCTGCACGAGCAGAACGCCCTCCTGGGCCGGGTCAACCGCTGGCTGGCCGGCCGCGCCGCCGCCATCGCCACCGGCTTCCCGCTGCAGTCGGCAGGCCAGGAAAGCCGGCGAGTCGAGGTCACCGGAAACCCGGTCCGCCCGGCGATCGCGGCCAAGGCCGACGCGCCCTATCCGGCGCCGACGGAGGACGGCCGGCTGACCCTGCTGGTGCTCGGCGGCAGCCAGGGCGCGCGGGTGTTCAGCGAGCTGATCCCGGCCGCGGTGGCGCTGCTGCCGGACGGGCTGCGGAACCGCCTGTCGATCGTGCAGCAGTGCCGGCCCGAGGACATCGAGGCCTGCCGCGGCCGCTACGCCGCGATCGGCGCCGACGCCACGCTGTCGACCTTCTTCGACGACGTGCCGGAGCGGCTGGCCGCCGCCCAGCTGGTGATCTGCCGGTCCGGCGCCTCGACCGCGGCGGAGCTTGCGACCATCGGCCGCCCCGCCATCCTGGTGCCATATCCCTTCGCCATGGACGACCACCAGACCGCCAATGCCAGGGCCATCGCGGCCTCCGGCGGTGGGTGGCTGATGCCGCAGTCGGACCTCACGCCGGAAGTGCTGGCATCGCGTCTCGAACACCTGTACACCCGCCCCTCCGTCCTGGTGGAGGCCGCCGGCGCCGCGCGCGCCGCAGCCCATCCGGATGCCGCCGACCGACTCGCCGACCTCGTCCTTGCCCTCGCCGGGCAGGCGGCGGGCCTTCGCGCGTCGGCCGCAACCGGAGCGTAA
- the lpxC gene encoding UDP-3-O-acyl-N-acetylglucosamine deacetylase, translating into MAHISAESGAATQKTLKTAIKCTGVGLHGGQDVTMVLRPGEINTGIVFVRTDVPQGRRSIVARWDKVSDTRLCTVVSNAQGVSVGTIEHLMAALRGCGVDNAVVELNGPEVPIMDGSAAPFVFLIECAGLVSQPALRRSIRVLRPVEVAAEDRWARLTPSASTTFSFEIDFQSRAIAHQEGLIRLANGNFKTEIARARTFGFAQEVEALRRHGLALGGSLENAIVVNGDRVMNAEGLRYEDEFVRHKILDSIGDLYLAGAPILGHFHGYKAGHALNNQLLRALFADDTAWCYDTSFGAETAAEPWTRPAAAAAALPTANAA; encoded by the coding sequence GTGGCTCACATCTCGGCGGAATCGGGCGCGGCGACGCAGAAGACGCTGAAGACCGCGATCAAGTGCACCGGCGTCGGCCTGCATGGCGGCCAGGACGTCACCATGGTGCTGCGCCCCGGTGAGATCAACACCGGCATCGTCTTCGTGCGCACCGACGTCCCCCAGGGCCGGCGCAGCATCGTCGCGCGCTGGGACAAGGTCTCGGACACCCGTCTGTGCACCGTCGTCAGCAATGCCCAGGGCGTGTCGGTCGGCACCATCGAGCATCTGATGGCGGCGCTGCGCGGCTGCGGCGTCGACAATGCGGTGGTCGAGCTGAACGGCCCGGAAGTGCCGATCATGGACGGCAGCGCGGCCCCCTTCGTGTTCCTGATCGAATGCGCCGGGCTGGTCAGCCAGCCGGCATTGCGACGGAGCATCCGCGTGCTGCGGCCGGTCGAGGTCGCGGCCGAGGACCGCTGGGCCCGGCTGACGCCGTCGGCCAGCACCACCTTCAGCTTCGAGATCGACTTCCAGAGTCGCGCGATCGCGCATCAGGAAGGCCTGATCCGGCTGGCGAACGGCAACTTCAAGACCGAGATCGCCCGCGCCCGCACCTTCGGCTTCGCCCAGGAGGTGGAGGCGCTGCGCCGCCACGGCCTCGCGCTCGGCGGGTCGCTGGAGAACGCGATCGTGGTCAATGGCGACCGGGTGATGAACGCCGAGGGGCTGCGCTACGAGGACGAGTTCGTGCGCCACAAGATTCTCGATTCGATCGGCGACCTGTACCTCGCCGGCGCCCCGATCCTCGGCCATTTCCACGGCTACAAGGCCGGCCATGCGCTGAACAACCAGCTGCTGCGGGCCCTGTTCGCCGACGACACCGCCTGGTGCTACGACACCAGCTTCGGCGCCGAGACCGCGGCCGAGCCCTGGACCCGGCCGGCGGCCGCCGCCGCTGCGCTGCCCACCGCCAACGCGGCCTGA
- a CDS encoding cell division protein FtsQ/DivIB produces MRPLSAEPDSARRRGGGGTSVRRKPMARRQAAALRLGGMALGGIAVFGLLAALWTSGTLTAAGRGIHGAVMGLTVAAGFSVQEVLVEGRRSVDGGVIMAALGVGRGDPIFDLDPDAAQAKLLDIPWIRSASVERRLPDTVFVRIEERMPLALWQNNQSFSLIDREGHVLPVPSVADYPDLPMVVGGDAAATAAALIDALSKTPDIARRIRSAMRVGGRRWDLVLDNHVTVKLPDGDIAPALARLDEAQRKDSVLDRDIVAVDLRLGDRMVLQLTPAAAAQRAPTKDKT; encoded by the coding sequence ATGCGCCCGCTGAGCGCCGAGCCCGACTCCGCGCGACGGCGCGGCGGCGGCGGCACCTCGGTGCGCCGCAAGCCGATGGCCCGGCGCCAGGCGGCGGCGCTGCGCCTGGGCGGCATGGCGCTGGGCGGCATCGCCGTGTTCGGCCTCCTGGCCGCGCTGTGGACCAGCGGCACGCTGACCGCCGCCGGGCGCGGCATCCACGGCGCCGTGATGGGGCTGACCGTGGCGGCCGGCTTCTCGGTGCAGGAGGTGCTGGTCGAGGGCCGGCGCTCGGTCGATGGCGGCGTGATCATGGCGGCGCTCGGCGTCGGCCGCGGCGACCCGATCTTCGACCTCGACCCCGACGCCGCCCAGGCCAAGCTGCTGGACATCCCCTGGATCCGTTCGGCCAGCGTCGAGCGGCGGCTGCCGGACACGGTGTTCGTGCGGATCGAGGAGCGGATGCCGCTGGCGCTGTGGCAGAACAACCAGAGCTTCAGCCTGATCGACCGCGAGGGCCATGTCCTGCCGGTGCCGTCGGTGGCGGACTACCCGGACCTGCCGATGGTGGTCGGCGGCGATGCGGCCGCGACCGCGGCGGCGCTGATCGACGCCCTGTCGAAGACGCCGGACATCGCCCGCCGGATCCGCTCAGCCATGCGGGTCGGCGGCCGGCGCTGGGACCTGGTGCTGGACAACCACGTCACCGTGAAGCTGCCGGACGGCGACATCGCCCCGGCGCTGGCCCGGCTGGACGAGGCGCAGCGCAAGGATTCGGTGCTGGACCGCGACATCGTGGCGGTCGATCTGCGCCTGGGCGACCGGATGGTGCTCCAGCTCACCCCCGCGGCGGCGGCGCAGCGGGCGCCGACCAAGGACAAGACGTGA